From the genome of Verrucomicrobiia bacterium:
ACACCTATCCCGGCTACGAGACCAAAACCAAAAACGTGAAGATCAAACCGGGGGAATCGAAGCTGGTCAACGTCGATTTGCGGCGGGAGCGCACGCCGTAAGTGGCCGCCTCCTCCGAACCGTTGACCTCGGGCTCCACTCCCTTGCCGGAGGGAAAAAAACAGCTCCGGGCGGATTTGGTCCTCGTTTTTATAACCCTGATTTGGGGCTCCACCTTCACCGTGGTCAAAGGGGCGCTTGCGGACACCACGCCGTTTTACTTCAACGCCATCCGCTTTTTGCTGGCCGCCCTGATTTTTCTGGCCCTTTTTTACAGAAAGATCTTTCCGCTCGATTTTCTCTCCCTCCGGGCCGGCGTGGCGGTCGGCATCT
Proteins encoded in this window:
- a CDS encoding DMT family transporter yields the protein MAASSEPLTSGSTPLPEGKKQLRADLVLVFITLIWGSTFTVVKGALADTTPFYFNAIRFLLAALIFLALFYRKIFPLDFLSLRAGVAVGIFLFLGFAFQTYGLAYTSASRSAFLTSLLVLWVPFISLFVEKERPAFSHWAAIGVAIAGMWFLNRPETGQLNRGDWLTLACAFFLPCRSYS